The DNA window ATCAAATCATTAACGGAATGGAATGTGAGTtatcaaatcatttgaaattgaggtaccaaattattgacgtaattaaaagtgaggtgccaaatcgttaacataattaaaaagtgaggtatcaaatcgtttgcaagtgaatattaaattattaaacggAACTAACAGAAATTCTTAATTGTTGATGGGATCAAATCCGAAATactaaattgtttaatttttaaataaaaagtattaaattgtaaattataacAAACATGAGGAGACTCAGAATAATTTGCTCTGAAattaaatacatttttattCCAACTTAACAAGGACAGAGCTATAGATTgcgtaataattaaatagaaattgGCAATTATAATCTAATCAGAAACAATTTAACGAGTAATTAACGACTAATAATCAGCCGTTAACATACATAACCCAACCACCGTTCTCTAACAGAATCTATAACACATCATTTTACCATCACAGAAACACATGCATTTCCTGCAACCTCTTTTCCACGTGTCACCTTTTCCATACACTTTCTCTGTCGCTGCACCTTCAACCCCTGAATTCTATGCTGTACCGGTCCCCACGTAAGCTTACTCTGCACCTGCAAAACTCAAGAATTTAATCAATTTCTCTGCATTTTCTTAATTGGGTTTTTGAGTAAGAACATAAAAGGCGAAAGGgtacttaaatttataaaaaaagtttggatttttaacAATTATAGTTATGTGGGTATGTGGAGAGTTTGCTTTATAGAGTCAGCATTCAGGAAAAAAGTTTTCTTtttaagtttcaattttttttatagaaactGAGCTGGTGGGTACttcaaaaattcaatttttttagtttggttttgagtttttgtttaaaaatttattaattttggatGCTGGgttgtctttatttttttaattttttaagttgggtttagattattattattaaggaTTCCAGTTCATGTCTTGTCGCTAAAAACGCGTTTTGGTAAGCTTTTGTTGAACGTGGCGGTGTTCTTGGTGGGTGGTATCTTAATCAGATCTCAGACATTCTTGCTGGTATTTCACATTTTCTGTTTACTGctgtctttttttttgtttctgttgAGAGTTATTTTATCCTGTCTGATTAGAAATTACAGTTTTAGTTAGCTGTCTTAACATAAATAGAGCAAATTTAAGATTATTTGCTTGATTGTAGTCTGAAATActgcttttttttttcgttttggTAATGATAGTGTTGTTCAAGTTGGAAGATTTTGCTGGTTGACTCTGTGATTAGTTGAATTCAGTGACATAGATTGAGTTGGAGTAAGTATAAGCTTAAGTTGTTGAGGTTTATGCTGGTGTAATATGCTTTTGAGGCAAGTGGTTTGGTTGGTTTGGAGTTGTTGATCTTGGAATTTAAGGGGTTCAAGTGGGTATGATGGCTTCCGGGGAAGGGAGGAGGCGGCGTGATAATCTTGTGCCTCTGGCTGCTTTGATTAGCAGAGAGATGAAGAATGAGAAGATGGAGAAACCAACTGTGAGATATGGTTCAGCAGCTCAGTCTAAGAAAGGTGAAGATTATTTCCTGATTAAGACTGACTCTCAACGCGTATCGGGGAATCCCTCATCCGCCTTTTCCGTGTTTGCGGTAATACTTGCTTCGCTTGCTTCTGAATTTATCATCTGAGGATTTGGTAATTGCCTGTTTGCATAACTAAGAGATTTCAGAATTGGAGTTTTTATTAGTTATGCAATTTGTTTGATTGGTGGTTTTGGTTACTAGAGGAGTTTTTATTAGTTATGCAGCTGGAGCTCTCTTGTTCTATGAGATAGTTATTGTtctctttttaattttcaggTCTTTGATGGGCACAATGGAAATGCTGCGGCCATTTATACTAAGGAGAATCTTTTGAATTATGTTTTGGGTGCCATTCCTCGCGGTCTTGGACGGGAGGAATGGATTCAAGCCTTACCTCGAGCATTAGTTGCTGGCTTTGTGAAGACTGACAAGGAGTTCCAGAGTAGAGGTATGGACTTGGTCCAAATTCTCAATGTTTTAGCATGTTCAGATTTTCATTTGATTCCTTTTATCGTTCCTTTGGATGAATTTTGATGCTTCTTTTCAACCGTCTTCAGGAGAAACATCGGGTACTACAGTAACATTCGTTATAGTTGATGGATGGACAGTTACTGTTGCATCAGTTGGAGACTCACGTTGTATTCTAGATGCTCAGGGTAGTGGTGTTTCCACGCTAACTGTAGATCATAGACTTGAGGAGAATGTAGAAGAGTATGTTTCTATCTGGCATACCTTATAATTAGTTCCACAATATTGAgaagatattaattttattgcaCTTCACCTGCAGAAGAGAACGCGTGACTGCAAGTGGTGGGGAAGTTGGAAGGCTTAGCATTGTTGGTGGAGTTGAGGTGAGGACTTCAAGATCTCGTTCATGTTTCTGCTAACATATGTTCAAGTCTAATTAGTCAACTTTAAATTGAATCTTTTTCGATCACTGTCGATTTTGCTTAATTCGTttgcttaacctttttagattGGTCCACTCCGTTGTTGGCCAGGAGGCTTATGTCTCTCCAGGTCAATTGGGGACATGGATGTTGGAGAGTTCATAGTTCCAGTTCCCTATGTCAAGCAAGTAAAGGTAAGCACCCATTTGAACTACTCATACTATTCATTCTTAATTTTGGCTATATCTAACATTCTTCAATCCACGTAAAGCTGTCAAATGCAGGTGGTAGGCTTATAATTGCTTCTGATGGAATCTGGGATGCTCTTTCCTCAGAAATGGTAGCAAAATCTTGCCGCGGATTGCCAGCAGAACTTGCTGCTAGACAAGTTGTGAAGGTGAGTAAATTTGGTCACGTGATGCTGCTTTTTCTCATCCTTAGCTGTTTTCTCCGAGTTTATGGACAAAGTTATTCAAACGAATTGTTGACATTATGCTTATGCTCCTAAAGATGCTCAAAATGCTTTCTTGTTTCATTTGGTTGTTCTAGGAAGCATTACGGACAAGAGGACTAAAGGATGATACAACCTGCATAGTTGTTGACGTAATTCCTCCAGAGATTGCAATACAGCCTTCAACTCCACCCAAGAAACAGAATAAGCTAAAGGCCTTACTGTTCAGGAAAAAATCACACGATGCTGCTAATAGACTAGCTAAAAAGCTTTCTGCTGTAGGCATTGTTGAAGAATTATTTGAAGAAGGGTCAGCCATGCTTGCCGAGAGGTTTGTACTATTGATTTTGCATCTTTCGTCGCTCATATATTTTCCTTCTCTTTAAATCAACTCGGTCAAAGTTCTTTAGGCACAGTTGGTCGGTCATTTGACTTTGTGCGTTGCCTTTGCTTCCAAATCCAAAGTCTAAATTGATCATTCTATTTATTAGTTACAAAAGAGTAATAATAATGCCTTTTGTTAGTATTTACATGTATTTTGTGATGATCGTGTCATGTAGCTCTAATTTACGAAATACTAAGTTAACGGTTTCTGATATACTCTTAAGTTAAAGGTATAATTGGACATagttttaaaattcttttaatattataCTCTCATTATATGAAATGAAAATCACTCTTTCATTATATGAAATGAAACATTAACTTTTTTGCCCATTGTTCTTATGAAAGTTTATAGTTAGGGAGTTGAGTTGATATACAAACACACCGAGATGTATAAATAAAGCCTTTGTAGAAATATCTCAAAAGTAGATGAAAAAAACAACACCTGCATGTGGGTTAGGGGTTGATTTTGGGTCGATAATTTGGAAATTGGTCCCATTTCTATATTTAGGGCAACATGAAGTAATCGACAGCGAGTTGCACATTTAGCTCAACTACTCCAAAAAGACTTGACACCAAAATGAAAGCTTTTGATGTCAACAACATTGTTTTGCTCATTGAGACTGACATCGAACCATAAAGAATTAATAAGTAGGTCAGCTTTGTCTTCGGATAAGGATTGCTGCTACTTGCGGCCGGATGTTTCTTTCTCATTAGTTAATTGGCAGTTAGCTTTTATGACAGATTTAATTGATTCAGCTGGCCATTCCAAATTCTTGTTGCTGCAATTGACTTGTGTAGTCAGCAATACCACTCTGGCGTCTCAACTCTTATAAAATTAGATAGCGGTTTCGCGAAGGTTTATTTTGAGTCTTTGCATCCAGAAGTAGAAAGCCAGTTTAACAGTGCCTTCAAGTTTACGGCAATGGTAAACACATGAAACAAGAACTAGCAAATTACAGTCTTATTATTAGTTAATGGATCGAATACCAAATTAGACCATTTTTTCAAACCAGACCAAAGTGAAATTTATTCTAGttcagcaaaatgtttaaaaatgattGGTTTGGATGTACAttagttcggtttggtttgaatcTGATTGAGAGGCTAGTTTGACTGACATGTTAATCTGTCCTCCATTTTTATTGCAGACTGGGGAACGATGAATCGACGACGCAATCCGGACTTTTTACATGTGCTGTATGTCAAATTGACCTTGGTTCTAGGGAGGGGATATCGGTCCATGCCGGTTCAATATTTTCGACCAGCTCAAAGCCTTGGCAAGGGCCTTTCCTCTGTGCCGATTGTCGCGATAAGAAGGATGCCATGGAAGGAAAACGCCCCAGTGGAGTTAAAGTGGCATAAGCataactcttcatttttttatctcttaatttattttttgtaaacccCATTTTTCTAGGAATATCAGACAGTATTATATGATGCCACAAAAATGTAAATGTAATCCAATAATGTGAAATGTGTTTTAGCATTTAAGTCAGGACctgcctttttttttttttttggtaaaccATGAGAGGTGTCACTATAAAACGGCACCTCTAAGCCTTTTATATTTTCACTAATTTTCATTCGAGTTgggtaggtcccttgcgggaggtaaaattttaactcaaaattttaaatgacTACTAGTACAGTTTGAATCTGCAGTtttatttaagttaaaaaagCGTTTTATTAACTTACTAGTGCCTTGGGTTAGTTAGGACCTGATTTTACCATCTTTATTCAATCTCGATGTTCAATGAATTTCTAATTAAAGATACATTTGTGCTAAtctgttaattttaaattgaaattgaaaaattgtgcTATTAATATAGCATTGTCAATTAAAAGATTCAttcttgttgtttttatttgggtgaattatatataaaattaccaaTCTTATACCAACTTGCAATTCTATTATGACTGTAAAAGTTGTCAGTTTCGTTCACCaccttatattttataattatatcactatttaaaaatcataatttattttgttagataattataattttttgcaattatatcAAATAGTTATAGCATCTAACTTGTGTTATGTCACTTTGTTGGCTCGTTACCTAAAAATCGGCAGATTTTTCAATGgtgatataattataaagatAGTAAATGAAATTGGAATTTTTTCAAAGTCGTGgcgatttaatataaaaatgataattttatacTATCTAATTAccctttttctttctttttactaATTACATGTCTTATTCTTTCATGAGCGCAGATATTTGTGTAAAAGAGGGTACTACAGCTAGAGGTGTGCAGGTCGGCTTCAATCAAATTGAACCATTtgcttttggattaaattatcCACTTTTTTCCAAAATTCTGATTTATTTTTAAGAGGTTATTAAACTATCAGTTTATTTCAGAAAATATACCGAgcgttaatttatttttaaaaagttcaaactatcaatttatttcaaaaaagatATTGAACATTGATTTATCAATGAgagattttttaattaaattgaaaatttatacatatacaGTTTATGTGCCAATAACTATTCAAAAATTGTTACATATGATTTAGgtgattgaaaaaaattaaaatttagtaatcttttaaaaaataaatcaatattcgGTAGGTCTCCGCAAAGTCGTAAGGCCATGTATGGGGGTTGACGCCTACCAGTGTCAGAAGGATGCGGAGAAAAAAGCGCAGTAAGTCCTTTTCAGACTAAGAGCAGTTAGGATCGGACAAATTTCCTCTTCTTTAATTCGGAATGCAAGGGTTCGCTTTGACAGCGGTAACCCGTTCCCTGTGTCTTTTTTTCTACTGCATTCTATCTCATCATATCACATTCTGTTCTGCGATATTTGAGAATCACCGTCAATACCTCGGTGTCGGACAATGAAAATCTAACCTAAGCACCCTAACCATTTGAGCATCCCTACCCCTAGATGGAAAAGCAATCTCCACATCATCTCTCTTACCAGTAAAAGAAATTTGGTGCACGAATCATACTTATAGGGGGATAATACAAAAAAATGCATGTTGGGTCTTTGAAAAAGTTTGAATCATTTCGATAATAATGAGTTTGATCTGTCTTACCGAAAAGGTCTACGGTTTTAGTCCGTATAGCCTTATTTAGTGGGATTCGTTTGCTAAGAATTAAAGAACAACTCCTTCTCTGTATTCTATGTCATCTTCCTTATACTTTTGATTCAATTCCTTAAAAGGCGACAAGAGCAGAAACAACTATGGTCTTTTCAATTCTTCTTTCTCATGTTCTCTATATAAGGACGAGGTTGAAGCACCACTTTTTCAAAGAGAGGAGGACAGGCTATTCACATTTTATTTGATGGTCGAGGCGAATTGAAAGTTAGGCAGTGATAATTTTAAAGATTCCCcggaaaaaatataaaaatgtctCTTACGTTATCCCTAATATGTGGAAGTATCGACGTAATTTCATAGAGTTATTTGGTCTGTCAAGCTGGAGTACAATAGGGGCAGAGGACATCTTCCGGATAATTCAAATCTAAGCAATTGGATGTCCGACTCAGGCCTATATGACATGACTGATCAATAGAAATACTCCAAACTCCACCTTTGTCATGAAATTtgatactttaaaaaaaaaaaatttatatatgcaCAATTTAATTGCATACAAGTCAAATGgttttatttagttattaaaagttaatttcGGTTAGTTTCATAagattttatatattcatttattttcaaaatgttttattaagaTTCTTAAAAGTTAATTCCATTTAGTTTCATTAGTTGTCGTAATATAAGTTTAAttcatttcaaaataaaatatactactAACTCATAGaagttaattttagtttaattttagacAGTTTCACGAAATTTTATATAGTCTCATAAAATTTCATATGGATTCAGTtcattttgaaaagttttataCAAATCCTCACAAAGGTTAATtccaattttttataatattgcaCATAATTTCacatttggtttcatttaatttcttacatcttacaattttaaatacaaaatgaaaacaaaagtACTAAACGATCTCATCATGGCTGCATAGCCGAAGTACAAAAATATTCATGCATGATTTAAATACAAAGCTATATGtttacattaaaataaaataaaatgattaattatgtCCGGGTaggaaaagtaaataaattattccTGAAATATTTTTGGcaaataaatacttttttttggTTAAAGACATCTTACGACTTTTAGGAATATTAAACACTGCAAATCACTGAATTTACTAGTTATTACAGAAAGGTaactaaattgtattttattacaaaaaaaagtcATTAAACTATGCCTTTTATTACAACGAgatgtcactcatataaaataCACCGTTTTGACACTAACACACCGTTTTTACTTATGTGGGAAGTCGGAATTACAAATAGGAATATAACTCGGGACCTTTTTATAATTCACAATAAGTTTAGTtacctttttgtaacaaaatttgACCAAATCCGCCGTAGTGACCTCCCGTTATAATAAAATGTATAACTCAGTGatatttttgtaacaaaatgaagtttagtaccctttctgtaataacAAATAAGTTCAGTGATTTAGGATTTTAATATCCCAACTTTTAAAGTCTCAGTTTGTTAGTTGTTAATTATGAAGGCAAAATTTGAATCCATAATTTCTTGATGCACTTGAAGACGTTTTAACCATCTAATTTAGACCCACATTGAcaaataaatacttaaaaataatatttttgtcaaTAGCCTCAAAATTTAAAGAGTTAATTACTATGAGTCCTcccaaatttattataattcacactttaatccatcatatttgaaaattaaatggcATGGTTCCTCACTTTTATTTCCGTCAACAATTTAGTTCCTCCgtccatttttggtgttagtcaacggAGTCAAAGGACTTAgggatattttaattttcaaacatgagggacgaaatcgttgacaGAAACAATAGtgagggacgaaatcgttgacaGAAACAAAAATAGAGGACCCTATAGTATCGTTGATTCGATTGATTAACACAAAAAATGGATAGAAGTGTAAAATTGTTGATAGAAACAAACAtcctatattttattattttatactttattttattcttttccgccaatttttatatttctttttgcCATTTTTGTTTTATCTCTTTTTCCTTTAGCTAAAAAAAAGGAGGGTCTCATTGGCGTGCATCCAATATGAATTGAACCTACATATTCGCTAATTATGAGTTGGGCGCTTTAACTATTCAACCATGAATGCTTAACGGGGATTCACGTACATGGTGAATAACCAAAtttcaattgaaatgaaatcttTAGGATAAATCAATGATATTCAGAAGGAATCAATGAAAGGACATCAATTCAAATCCTAGATTATTTAATTGGGAGAGATCAAGAATTCTCACTATTTTTTAGATTCATGGATCCAATTTAATTATGTGAGATCTTtcattttcacattttttccaTCAAAAACGTTTTATAAAACTCTTGGACTCCCGAATTTGGAGTATCTTACTTTCACGCAATTCACAGGGTTCAACAAGCAATCGCTATTTCACGATCAAGGGTGTAGTACTATTTGTAGTAGTGATCCTTATTTATCGTATTAACAATCGAATGAAGgttgaaagaaaaaatatctATTTGGCAGGACTTCTTCCTATACCTATGAATTCCATGATGAGGATGATCCACTGAATTCATTGCAACACCACGAACAATGGGGCGTCTACCTAACCACCATCTTTATCCAGCTTTTCTAAGTTTACGTACAATCATGGTCGGGATTTGAAATTATATCAGCGATACTAATACGAAGTGAAATATTATGGCAAGGAAAAGTTTGATTCAGCGGGAGAAAGGCAAAAATTGGaacaaaaataccatttgatTCGTCGATCctcaaaaaaagaaatttgGCACGGTTTCAGGTATGCTACAGTCAGATTCGCTCGGTGTAGGTATCATCTTGATGCGCGTAGCTATTAGAATGCACTACTTCCAATACTCTAAATTATCCCCTTTGTCTGTTCAGACTCGAATTGATGACTCCCACCACGTCAAGGTGACACTCTACCGCTGAGTTATATCCCTCCCCTTTTCCCCCATCGAGAAAGAGAACTGACTAATCCTAAGGCAACTTTGACTTTGCTAGTAGCTTTTTTCGTAGTGGTATCGAAGGCTAAGGGAAACGAGTGGGAATTTCCGTTTTACCAATCGTTGGACTTCCTTCTCGGTGCATTATTCGCTCAACcagaaccacattccttttgCATACGGATGTAGCTAAGTGTCTGACTCTGTTAGTCATAGTTTATTATTGTTGCGGCTGGTGCTCGTTTGCGCGCGTGTGTAGGAAAATGGaagagattttttttgtatatgaGAAAAAAGGAAGAAGCAAAGCTGCAGTAATTCTTTGGAAAAGCCCGGATTTtcgaaaaattaatttttaattaaaaaaataattttaaaatatttatctaaactgaataaaattaattaaaattttgtaggaaatgttaattattttgaatatatatcgGAGTCGGAAAAAAGACGGCGAGATCGAAAGAATGTGGcagtaattttttatatatatatgtattataaAATTGAGATAATTAAAGTAtgaattttagtaattaattaataatcgatttgatttagttggatttGGTTTCACTTGGTTTACTATTTGGTTTGATTAAGTTGGATAGTGGTTTGGGGTGTGTCATGTCAGCTAATTTTACTGAGTTGGAAGTGACATTAATGACATGGAGTAATAAttccggttcgattcaaaaatagctgaaaaagaaattgaaaatagCAAAATTGgataaatctggtgattttaaaaaatttgactataattgacataaaacgtataaatttgacatttttttattgattaaaacctttaatttttttagtaaaatttttataatcaaaacATCAATGAACTTTACTCCATCCGGACAGAATTTACTGTTCCATCCGGACAGAATTTATCATTCCATTTCTTTATTTTAAGTTCTCCAGTCTCctacatttatttattaatttcattcattttatttttttattacaacgTTAATGTATAACATCTTTTGGCTTTTTGACATTAAAACTCTATTTCCTTAGAACTATATAAAATAGGAAAATTCTAACTACAGTTTATGAATTCTGCAAACACATATATATTATgatggcctaatcactcaaaaatctctcacctttaaactttttttcaattccaccccgacgttgaaaatttgtcaattttacccaattttgaattttccgttttcaatagtaccccaatattttaatttttgttaatttttttacttaaatgatgaaatcattcaattaattaagtctaaacatgaaattaaattcttttttatttaaaaagtacaaataaatcctttatttttaaaaactaactaaaaaccataatcaaattaacactaatttaaattcttaattaatttaactaaatttaaataaattttaaaaatatacaattaatatatgcgagacatggagaatgttttaaacaaatttccaaacgcaaaagacgttaatttaatttttttagggtacaattgaaacacaaaaatgcaaaatagggtaaaattgacaaattttcaacgttaggATATGATTAAAAagaggctaaaaggtcggggttttttaagacattaccTATTATGATATGGTGCGACACACAATATCCGTGGTTCCAAATAAGTAGTCCAATTAcagaaaattataattttgtaagTATTAATTAAGTCCGTTACACTTTCTACTAATTTGAAGTTTGCTGTTTTTATGCAAATGATTTGGAATAATCATCACTGAACTATTGCTTAATTAACTGGTTTGTCTTCTTTttgttgtttaattatttacaaTGGATCATCTGTCCAATCATCTAATGTGCATttcttatattttaatataatataattgatttttttccgGTGCCTCCGATTTTTGCATGATCCCAATTCAGTTCTTGTGCATCATCATTCTTTGATAAAGCAGTTAATTATCTAGTAGTTAGAGGGcataattttttctttcggTCTATCAACAAATGATATTGCAATGAGCGCTTAATGTTGGAAATGTCCATTCCTTCATGCACTCTTAGAAACTGCATGCATGGAGTCTCCATACAAACAATTCAGGTAAGATTTTCATCTTTTATTTGTGCAtcatatttttgtgttttaaaaACTATCGTGGAATTACAATTTATAGGCATAACTGATCTTTCATGTTttgaattagttttaaattgttacatatccattatttatttatgtctctacttatttataatcaaattttgttttttaaattgagtTTGGTTTAATCCCCATTTGGGTGTTTCTTTTCCCTCTATGGGTGTTTTTTCCCCCTTTATGGATGTTTGTATCACACAAATAACTCATTATTACGTAGAGTTTTTTAGTTTAAGGAAGAGGGACTTCTCATAAAAGTTTATTCTACAAGAGGGGGCCTCTCAAGCTGCCCTTCTAACTCCCACCCTCCGTCATCAATTGGTGGAACTCCTCTACTATCAGGTAAGTTTTatctcaatttttatattattttctaatttaaataatcaGGTATGCTTTGATGATTGATCGCAATATTTCAGTTCTACGCTTCTAAAAAACTAaggtaatatttattttattttaatcgcTACTAACAGTAagtgatttttgttttttaaattttgtcgtTTTATATTACTACCATTCGTTTAGCAAATTATACAAGTATATGTATTCTAATTTGTTTAACGAATGTGTAATTGGATGGCTCAACTAGTAGTCGctaaattcacttttatttatttgtttaagaaTGGCTCGTCATCTTCATGAGAtgaccttttttttatatttatatattttatctttagcaaaaaaaaaattacagcttattcaaaaataaaaataaaagaagataAAAAGAAGATAAAAGCAAAAGCTAAAAATGGTAGGAGCCGCGAGGATTGCTTTATTCAGGCTATAGGACCATTTTTTGTGTCCCAATAACACTTTTCTTATTAGTTTTgttatattttcatttatagTGTGTGTTTATATGATAGAAAATAAGTTAGTCAAAATGTGTTCTGTTGAATATAATGATTTCGTCTATCtttggaaagaaaaaaaaagtctaatgtcttaaaaaatcccgatcttttagccccttttcaattatatcctgacgttgaaaatttatcaattttactctattttgtatttttgtgtttcaattgtaccctgaaaaattaaattaacgtcttttgcgtttgaaaatttgtttaaaatattctTCATGTCTCGcaatattaattgtatatttttaaaatttatttaaatttagttaaattaattaagaatttaaattagtgttaatttgattatgctttttagttagattttaaaaataaaggacttatttgtacttttgtgaataaaaaagaatttaattttatgtttaaacttaattaattgaatgatttcatcatttaagtaaacaaattaacaaaaattaaaatattggggtacaattgaaaacggaaaattcaaaagtgggtaaaattgacaaattttcaaa is part of the Mercurialis annua linkage group LG3, ddMerAnnu1.2, whole genome shotgun sequence genome and encodes:
- the LOC126674125 gene encoding probable protein phosphatase 2C 15, which codes for MMASGEGRRRRDNLVPLAALISREMKNEKMEKPTVRYGSAAQSKKGEDYFLIKTDSQRVSGNPSSAFSVFAVFDGHNGNAAAIYTKENLLNYVLGAIPRGLGREEWIQALPRALVAGFVKTDKEFQSRGETSGTTVTFVIVDGWTVTVASVGDSRCILDAQGSGVSTLTVDHRLEENVEERERVTASGGEVGRLSIVGGVEIGPLRCWPGGLCLSRSIGDMDVGEFIVPVPYVKQVKLSNAGGRLIIASDGIWDALSSEMVAKSCRGLPAELAARQVVKEALRTRGLKDDTTCIVVDVIPPEIAIQPSTPPKKQNKLKALLFRKKSHDAANRLAKKLSAVGIVEELFEEGSAMLAERLGNDESTTQSGLFTCAVCQIDLGSREGISVHAGSIFSTSSKPWQGPFLCADCRDKKDAMEGKRPSGVKVA